A genomic region of Carassius carassius chromosome 27, fCarCar2.1, whole genome shotgun sequence contains the following coding sequences:
- the rnf144ab gene encoding probable E3 ubiquitin-protein ligase RNF144A-B, giving the protein MSSSRYEPSWDVDLAPLLSCKLCLGEFPLEQMTTISQCQCIFCSLCLKQYVELLIKEGLETAISCPDSACPKQGHLLENEIEFMVASEVLQRYKRLQFEREVLLDPCRTWCPSSSCQAVCQLNESEVQLPQPVQCPQCSLRFCSTCRADCHSGQACQESLPITTFLLGENGSNLKSEEDEAPIKRCPKCKVYIERDEGCAQMMCKNCKHAFCWYCLESLDDDFLLIHYDKGPCRNKLGHSRASVIWHRTQVVGIFAGFGLLLLVASPFLLLATPFVLCCKCKCKRGDDDPLPT; this is encoded by the exons ATGAGCAGCTCTCGCTATGAACCCAGCTGGGACGTGGACCTGGCGCCCCTTCTGTCCTGTAAACTGTGCCTGGGAGAGTTTCCCCTGGAACAGATGACCACCATCTCCCAGTGCCAGTGCATATTTTGCAGTCTG TGTTTGAAGCAATATGTTGAACTCCTCATTAAAGAGGGCCTTGAAACTGCTATTAGCTGTCCAGACTCTGCCTGCCCAAAACAGGGACATTTGCTGGAAAATGAG ATCGAGTTTATGGTGGCTAGTGAAGTCTTGCAACGTTATAAGAGACTCCAGTTTGAACGAG aggTGCTTCTGGATCCTTGTCGGACCTGGTGCCCATCGTCCTCATGTCAAGCTGTGTGCCAGCTGAATGAATCAGAGGTGCAGCTACCACAGCCGGTGCAGTGCCCTCAGTGCAGTCTGCGTTTCTGCTCCACCTGCAGGGCAGACTGCCACAGCGGCCAGGCATGTCAGGAGAGCCTGCCAATTACCACCTTCCTGCTTGGGGAAAACGG CTCCAACCTCAAGAGTGAGGAGGACGAGGCTCCAATCAAACGCTGTCCTAAATGTAAAGTTTACATTGAGAGAGATGAAGGCTGTGCCCAGATGATGTGTAAGAACTGCAAGCATGCCTTCTGTTGGTACTGCCTGGAGTCATTAGAC GATGACTTTTTACTGATCCACTATGATAAAGGACCCTGCCGGAATAAACTGGGTCATTCCAGAGCCTCCGTCATCTGGCATCGGACACAG GTTGTTGGGATTTTTGCTGGCTTCGGTCTGCTGTTACTAGTGGCCTCCCCTTTCCTTTTGCTGGCCACTCCTTTCGTGCTTTGCTGCAAGTGCAAGTGTAAACGTGGCGACGACGACCCTCTTCCCACCTAG